A genome region from Pseudodesulfovibrio alkaliphilus includes the following:
- a CDS encoding CoB--CoM heterodisulfide reductase iron-sulfur subunit A family protein, with translation MAEKIGVYVCHCGSNIAGKVDCADVAEYAGRIRNVAVSRDYQFMCSDPGQEMIIRDIGEHGLNRVVVASCSPRLHEKTFQKACARGGLNPYLMQHACIREHCSWITADPAEATAKAKHIVEAAVERVGRHQELFSREVDVLPDVMVVGAGIAGIQAALDIAKSGHRVHLVEKSPSIGGHMAQFDKTFPTLDCAACISTPKMVAVSQEPNINLMTWSEVVDVSGFVGNYTVTVLHRPRYINADICTGCGACLEKCPTKAPNEFNEGLGMRKAIYRNSPQAVPNTPVIDGAICRKITKDKCGLCQQVCPTGAIDYAMRESREVFHVGSIVLATGYDAMDPTPMTEYGFGRFDEVYTALQFERLNNAVGPTGGRIVMKNGESPESVAIIHCVGSRDRNYHEYCSRTCCMYALKYDHLIKDKVGHHAKVYNFYIDMRCFGKGYEEFYKRVQEEGVTFIRGRPAEIVQENGRLVVVGEDTLLGMNVRVPVDMVVLCTAMEPRADMAEVARVFGVAQGQDGFFLEEHPKLGPVSTATDGVFLAGACQGPKDIPDAVSHASGGAAQALALAARGKVSISPTTSWINPDICIGCKVCIDLCAYSAIEFDERRQVSVINEAMCKGCGSCAGYCPSGAAQIKHFTENQLFDEIDGLLGMMPAATPAHAGAEHAMQPHAQTGEHA, from the coding sequence ATGGCTGAGAAGATCGGCGTGTACGTGTGTCATTGCGGCTCGAACATTGCGGGCAAGGTCGATTGCGCCGATGTCGCCGAGTATGCGGGGCGGATCAGGAACGTGGCGGTATCTCGCGATTATCAGTTCATGTGTTCCGATCCCGGTCAGGAGATGATCATCAGGGACATCGGCGAACACGGTCTGAACCGGGTGGTGGTGGCGTCCTGTTCGCCCCGTCTGCACGAGAAGACGTTTCAGAAAGCATGCGCCAGGGGAGGGCTCAACCCTTATCTGATGCAGCACGCCTGCATCCGCGAGCACTGCTCGTGGATCACCGCAGACCCGGCAGAGGCCACGGCCAAGGCAAAGCACATCGTGGAAGCCGCCGTGGAGCGGGTGGGCAGGCACCAGGAGCTGTTCTCGCGTGAGGTGGACGTGTTGCCCGACGTCATGGTCGTGGGTGCGGGCATTGCGGGCATCCAGGCCGCCCTCGATATCGCCAAGTCCGGCCACCGGGTGCATCTGGTGGAAAAATCGCCCTCCATCGGCGGGCACATGGCCCAGTTCGACAAGACATTTCCAACCCTCGACTGCGCGGCCTGCATCTCGACCCCCAAGATGGTGGCCGTCTCCCAGGAGCCAAACATCAACCTGATGACCTGGAGCGAGGTGGTGGACGTATCCGGGTTTGTGGGCAACTACACGGTCACAGTCCTGCATCGGCCGCGTTACATCAACGCGGACATCTGCACAGGCTGCGGGGCGTGCCTGGAAAAGTGCCCGACCAAGGCGCCCAACGAATTCAACGAGGGGCTTGGCATGCGCAAGGCCATCTACCGCAACTCGCCTCAGGCCGTGCCCAACACTCCTGTCATCGACGGCGCCATCTGTCGCAAGATCACCAAAGACAAGTGCGGTTTGTGCCAGCAGGTATGTCCCACCGGGGCCATAGACTACGCCATGCGGGAGAGCCGGGAGGTTTTTCATGTGGGCAGCATTGTCCTGGCCACGGGGTATGACGCCATGGATCCGACGCCCATGACCGAATACGGGTTCGGCCGTTTTGACGAGGTCTACACCGCGTTGCAGTTCGAACGGCTGAACAACGCCGTGGGGCCCACGGGCGGCAGGATCGTCATGAAGAACGGGGAATCCCCAGAGAGCGTGGCCATCATCCACTGCGTGGGGAGTCGCGACAGGAACTATCACGAATACTGTTCGCGCACCTGCTGCATGTACGCCCTCAAGTACGACCACCTGATCAAGGACAAGGTGGGCCACCATGCGAAAGTCTACAACTTCTACATAGACATGCGCTGCTTCGGGAAGGGGTACGAGGAGTTCTACAAGAGGGTCCAGGAGGAGGGAGTCACCTTCATCCGTGGCCGTCCCGCCGAGATAGTGCAGGAGAACGGCAGACTGGTGGTGGTCGGCGAGGATACCTTGCTCGGCATGAATGTGCGTGTGCCGGTGGACATGGTGGTGCTTTGCACAGCCATGGAGCCCCGGGCGGACATGGCCGAGGTGGCCCGCGTCTTCGGAGTGGCCCAGGGACAGGATGGATTCTTCCTTGAGGAGCATCCCAAGCTCGGGCCGGTCTCCACGGCCACGGACGGCGTGTTTCTGGCCGGGGCCTGCCAGGGGCCAAAGGACATCCCGGACGCGGTATCCCATGCCTCGGGCGGGGCGGCTCAGGCCCTGGCTCTGGCAGCCAGGGGCAAGGTTTCCATCTCTCCGACCACCTCGTGGATCAACCCGGACATCTGCATCGGCTGCAAGGTGTGCATTGACCTGTGCGCCTACTCGGCCATTGAGTTCGACGAGCGCCGTCAGGTGTCGGTCATCAACGAGGCCATGTGCAAAGGGTGCGGCAGCTGCGCCGGATACTGCCCGAGCGGAGCGGCCCAGATCAAACATTTTACGGAAAACCAGCTCTTCGACGAGATCGACGGGCTGCTGGGCATGATGCCCGCCGCCACTCCGGCTCACGCTGGGGCGGAACATGCGATGCAACCTCACGCCCAAACGGGCGAACACGCTTAG
- a CDS encoding transposase, translating to MKRKWDSKTKARIVLEGLTGGCVNDLCRAHDLRPGQYYKWRGHFLENCHQVFERQPGPQSEADLAAENEKLKRLVGELTLELNNGKTIR from the coding sequence ATGAAGCGCAAATGGGATTCCAAGACAAAGGCGAGGATCGTGCTGGAGGGGCTTACCGGAGGATGCGTCAATGACCTTTGCCGGGCGCACGATCTTCGTCCCGGGCAGTACTACAAGTGGCGGGGACATTTTCTTGAAAACTGCCACCAAGTCTTTGAAAGGCAGCCCGGTCCCCAGTCCGAGGCCGACTTGGCCGCGGAGAATGAAAAACTCAAGCGGCTTGTGGGCGAGCTGACCCTGGAGTTGAACAACGGCAAAACCATTCGCTGA